The proteins below are encoded in one region of Tomitella fengzijianii:
- the galT gene encoding galactose-1-phosphate uridylyltransferase, whose protein sequence is MGAVTDAPLVRKTSTRLSDGRVLHYFDDSGPYPSDRATRALTDPRPPSPRVPPGEPRWDARTGEWVTIAAARMDRTHLPGPGSNPLAPSTGLQHTEIPAHDYDVVVFENRFPALPRCEVVCYSPDPAMTVGSLPPRRMRTVIEAWADRTAVLGAAPGVEQVFCFENRGVETGVTLTHPHGQIYPYPFVPREAATVVRRMREHRAATGGNLLRERMLDELAAGTRVVVSGRHWAAYVPRAARWPVEVEVAPLRDVPDLCALGDDERAELAVLYPELMARLDRYFAADDGTPIPLPYIAAWYQAPTTADDRDFRLHLRIMSMRRSPGKLKYLAGSESAMGAWINDAVPEEIAARLREAAR, encoded by the coding sequence ATGGGAGCCGTGACCGACGCCCCTCTCGTACGCAAGACCTCCACCAGGCTGTCCGACGGCCGCGTCCTGCACTACTTCGACGACTCCGGGCCGTACCCGTCCGACAGAGCCACCCGCGCGCTCACCGACCCGCGGCCGCCGTCCCCGCGCGTCCCCCCGGGCGAGCCGCGGTGGGATGCGCGCACCGGCGAGTGGGTGACGATCGCCGCGGCGCGCATGGATCGCACCCACCTCCCCGGCCCCGGGTCCAACCCGCTCGCGCCCTCGACGGGACTGCAGCACACGGAGATCCCGGCGCACGATTACGACGTGGTGGTGTTCGAGAACCGTTTTCCCGCGCTTCCGCGCTGCGAGGTGGTCTGCTACTCGCCCGACCCGGCGATGACCGTCGGGTCGCTGCCCCCGCGGCGGATGCGCACGGTGATCGAGGCGTGGGCGGACCGCACCGCCGTCCTCGGCGCGGCCCCAGGCGTCGAGCAGGTGTTCTGCTTCGAGAATCGCGGCGTGGAGACGGGTGTGACGCTCACCCACCCGCACGGGCAGATCTACCCGTACCCGTTCGTGCCCCGCGAGGCGGCGACGGTCGTGCGGCGGATGCGCGAGCACCGCGCGGCCACCGGCGGGAACCTGCTGCGCGAGCGGATGCTCGACGAGCTCGCCGCGGGCACCCGCGTCGTGGTGTCCGGTCGGCACTGGGCGGCCTACGTCCCGCGGGCGGCCCGCTGGCCGGTGGAGGTGGAGGTGGCGCCGCTGCGGGACGTGCCGGACCTGTGCGCGCTCGGCGACGACGAGCGCGCCGAGCTGGCGGTCCTGTACCCGGAGCTGATGGCGCGGCTGGACCGGTACTTCGCCGCCGACGACGGCACGCCGATCCCCCTGCCGTACATCGCCGCCTGGTACCAGGCCCCCACCACCGCCGACGACCGTGACTTCCGGCTGCACCTGCGGATCATGTCGATGCGCCGCTCCCCCGGCAAGCTGAAGTACCTGGCCGGATCCGAATCCGCCATGGGCGCGTGGATCAACGACGCCGTGCCGGAGGAGATCGCCGCCCGCCTGCGCGAGGCGGCGCGGTGA
- a CDS encoding mycothione reductase: MTDSAHSDSAGAEHFDVAVIGTGSGNTFLDERYAHLKVALLEEGVFGGTCLNVGCIPTKMFVYAADVAESARGAARYGVDAHVNGVRRADMVDRVFGRIDPISAGGRTYRVEDCDNVTVFEGHARFVAPRTLDTGTGAIITADQVVLATGSRPVVPDAIARSGVEYLTNEDAMRLEEAPEHLIIVGTGFIAAEFAHIFAGLGSRVSIVGRSGRMLRHLDDEISAHFTGLAGGRWDLHLTAPVRSARRRPDGTGADLELDDGTRLSGDALLVAVGRAPNADLVGAAAGGIDLTSDGRVRVDEYQRTSAAGVYALGDVCSPYQLKHVANHEARVVGGNLLAERAAGERPAELRAADHRFVPSAVFTHPQIATVGLTEAQARAQHPNVTVKVQRYADVAYGWAMEDDEGLCKVIADRDTGALLGGHIIGAQASTLIQPLIQAMSFGLGAAEMAHGQYWIHPALTEVVENALLGLDV; encoded by the coding sequence ATGACCGACTCCGCCCATTCAGACTCCGCCGGCGCCGAGCACTTCGACGTCGCGGTGATCGGCACCGGATCCGGAAACACCTTCCTGGACGAGCGCTACGCCCACCTGAAGGTCGCGCTGCTCGAGGAGGGGGTGTTCGGCGGCACCTGCCTGAACGTCGGCTGCATCCCCACGAAGATGTTCGTCTACGCGGCGGACGTGGCCGAGTCCGCGCGCGGCGCCGCCCGCTACGGGGTGGACGCCCACGTGAACGGGGTGCGCCGGGCGGACATGGTCGACCGGGTCTTCGGCCGGATCGATCCGATCTCCGCGGGCGGCCGGACGTACCGCGTCGAGGACTGCGACAACGTCACCGTCTTCGAGGGGCACGCACGGTTCGTCGCCCCCCGCACCCTCGACACCGGCACGGGCGCGATCATCACCGCCGACCAGGTCGTGCTGGCCACCGGATCCCGGCCCGTCGTCCCCGACGCCATCGCGCGCTCCGGGGTGGAATACCTGACCAACGAGGACGCGATGCGCCTCGAGGAGGCGCCGGAGCACCTCATCATCGTGGGCACGGGGTTCATCGCCGCCGAGTTCGCGCACATCTTCGCCGGACTCGGGTCGCGGGTGTCGATCGTCGGCCGCAGCGGCCGCATGCTGCGCCACCTCGACGACGAGATCTCGGCGCACTTCACCGGGCTCGCCGGGGGCCGGTGGGACCTGCACCTGACGGCCCCTGTGCGTTCGGCCCGACGCAGGCCGGACGGCACCGGCGCGGACCTGGAGCTCGACGACGGCACGCGCCTGTCCGGCGACGCGCTGCTGGTCGCCGTCGGGCGCGCGCCCAACGCCGATCTGGTCGGCGCCGCCGCCGGCGGCATCGACCTCACCTCCGACGGCCGCGTGCGCGTCGACGAGTATCAGCGCACCAGCGCCGCCGGCGTCTACGCGCTGGGGGACGTGTGTTCGCCGTACCAGCTCAAGCACGTCGCCAACCACGAGGCGAGGGTGGTGGGCGGCAACCTGCTGGCCGAACGCGCCGCCGGGGAACGGCCCGCGGAGCTGCGCGCCGCAGACCACCGTTTCGTGCCGTCCGCGGTGTTCACGCACCCGCAGATCGCGACCGTAGGGCTCACCGAGGCGCAGGCGCGCGCGCAGCACCCGAACGTCACCGTCAAGGTGCAGCGTTACGCCGACGTCGCCTACGGCTGGGCGATGGAGGACGACGAGGGGCTGTGCAAGGTGATCGCCGACCGCGACACCGGCGCGCTGCTGGGCGGGCACATCATCGGCGCCCAGGCCTCCACGCTGATCCAGCCGCTGATCCAGGCGATGTCCTTCGGGCTGGGCGCCGCCGAGATGGCGCACGGTCAGTATTGGATCCACCCGGCGCTCACCGAGGTGGTCGAGAACGCGCTGCTGGGGCTCGACGTCTAG
- a CDS encoding galactokinase, with protein sequence MTPGDPPRAAVTEPWPADEGARRADALFRRAFGGAPDGVWSAPGRVNLIGEHTDHNGGLCLPVAIGHRAYVALRARKDGSVRVVSAQHPGDRPATLAAPITPARAAAEPGWPAYVFGVAAMLRARLAGTDPTADAHPPAAVPGADITVDSCVPQGAGLSSSAALECAAACALADAAGADIGDPSLRRALVDATRTAENEVVGVPSGAMDQSAALLASAGHALLLDCGDGLATPVPFDVAALSASLLIIDTRTTHALVDGGYATRRAECAAAERALGVRNLSGAVDADVAGLADPLLRARARHVLTENARVRAFVRELASTTPSAQRLGALLDASHASLRDDFAVSTRELDLAATAAREAGAFGARMVGAGFGGAVLALGPDGDAARIAARVTVAFRAAGLPAPACYPAQASAPAGRER encoded by the coding sequence GTGACGCCCGGCGACCCGCCCCGCGCGGCGGTGACGGAGCCCTGGCCTGCCGACGAGGGTGCGCGGCGGGCCGACGCGCTGTTCCGGCGCGCGTTCGGCGGCGCGCCCGACGGCGTCTGGTCCGCGCCCGGCCGGGTGAACCTGATCGGCGAGCACACCGACCACAACGGCGGGCTGTGCCTGCCGGTCGCCATCGGACACCGCGCCTACGTCGCGTTGCGTGCCCGCAAGGACGGCTCGGTGCGCGTCGTTTCCGCCCAGCACCCGGGCGACCGGCCCGCGACGCTCGCCGCACCGATCACGCCGGCGCGCGCGGCCGCCGAACCGGGTTGGCCGGCGTACGTGTTCGGCGTCGCCGCCATGCTGCGCGCACGCCTCGCCGGGACCGATCCCACGGCAGACGCCCATCCCCCTGCGGCCGTGCCGGGCGCCGACATCACCGTCGACTCGTGCGTGCCGCAGGGCGCGGGCCTCAGTTCGTCGGCCGCCCTGGAGTGCGCCGCGGCCTGCGCCCTGGCGGACGCGGCGGGCGCGGACATCGGGGACCCGAGCCTGCGCCGTGCCCTCGTCGACGCCACCCGGACCGCCGAGAACGAGGTCGTCGGGGTCCCCTCGGGCGCGATGGACCAGTCCGCGGCTCTGCTCGCGTCCGCCGGTCACGCGCTGCTGCTCGACTGCGGCGACGGCTTAGCGACGCCGGTACCGTTCGACGTTGCAGCCCTGAGCGCATCCCTCCTGATCATCGACACCCGCACGACGCACGCCCTCGTCGACGGCGGTTACGCCACCCGGCGCGCCGAGTGCGCCGCCGCGGAGCGGGCGCTGGGCGTCCGCAATCTGAGCGGAGCGGTCGACGCCGACGTCGCGGGGCTCGCCGACCCGCTCCTGCGGGCCCGAGCACGGCACGTGCTCACCGAGAACGCCCGGGTACGCGCTTTCGTCCGCGAGCTGGCGTCGACGACGCCCTCGGCGCAACGACTCGGCGCACTGCTCGACGCCTCGCACGCGTCGCTGCGCGACGACTTCGCCGTCTCCACCCGCGAACTCGACCTCGCGGCCACTGCGGCGCGGGAGGCCGGAGCGTTCGGCGCCCGCATGGTGGGTGCGGGATTCGGCGGCGCGGTGCTGGCCCTCGGGCCCGACGGCGACGCCGCCCGCATCGCCGCGCGGGTCACGGTCGCCTTCCGCGCCGCGGGCCTGCCCGCCCCCGCCTGCTACCCGGCGCAGGCCTCGGCGCCGGCCGGCCGGGAGCGCTGA
- a CDS encoding alpha/beta hydrolase: MTTPAWHPDVLGPGFEALGIPLGDDPDGEGEITATLVRHSPAQASSTPGHATAGASRAASPATGRAVLYVHGFTDYFFQRHLAEHFTARGVAFYALDLRKCGRSLRPGQTPHFTRDLALYDAELAGALARIQGDTGARVLLMGHSTGGLILPLWLDRMRRAAAPPPAPVSGLVLNSPWFDLQGPSYLRSAGTVAVDVLGRARPTAVIPTALSEVYGAALSATHGGEWTYDLDWKPLTGFPVTAGWLRAVRHGHARLHRGLDVGVPSLVLRSTRSVFTTTPSPATRSADTVLDVDQIARWSGCLGGQNTVVPIDGALHDVFLSAPPVRAHAFRVLDRWVDAILPDAVPPGAGRSRAGAADPDRTAPGAAPGASDRHQCNESHEHAEENAR; this comes from the coding sequence ATGACGACTCCAGCGTGGCACCCTGACGTGCTCGGCCCCGGCTTCGAGGCGCTCGGGATCCCGCTGGGCGACGACCCCGACGGTGAGGGCGAGATCACTGCGACCCTGGTGCGCCACTCCCCCGCGCAGGCGTCGTCGACCCCCGGGCACGCCACCGCGGGGGCGTCCAGGGCCGCATCGCCGGCCACGGGACGGGCCGTGCTGTACGTGCACGGGTTCACCGACTACTTCTTCCAGCGTCACCTGGCCGAGCACTTCACGGCCCGTGGCGTCGCCTTCTACGCACTGGACCTGCGCAAGTGCGGGCGCTCCCTGCGCCCCGGCCAGACGCCGCATTTCACGCGCGACCTGGCACTGTACGACGCGGAGCTCGCAGGCGCCCTCGCGCGGATCCAAGGGGACACCGGCGCTCGGGTGCTGCTGATGGGCCATTCCACGGGCGGGCTGATCCTGCCGCTGTGGCTCGACCGGATGCGCCGCGCCGCCGCGCCCCCGCCCGCTCCGGTCAGCGGCCTGGTGCTGAACAGTCCGTGGTTCGACCTGCAAGGCCCGTCCTACCTGCGTTCGGCGGGCACCGTCGCCGTCGACGTTCTCGGCCGCGCCCGCCCCACTGCGGTCATCCCCACCGCGCTGTCCGAGGTCTACGGCGCGGCGCTGAGCGCCACCCACGGCGGCGAGTGGACCTACGACCTCGACTGGAAGCCGCTCACCGGCTTCCCGGTGACGGCGGGGTGGCTGCGCGCCGTGCGCCACGGGCATGCCCGGCTGCACCGGGGACTCGACGTCGGCGTGCCGTCGCTGGTGCTGCGGTCGACGCGCAGCGTCTTCACCACCACGCCGTCGCCGGCGACGCGCTCCGCCGACACCGTGCTGGACGTGGACCAGATCGCCCGCTGGTCGGGCTGCCTGGGCGGGCAGAACACCGTCGTGCCGATCGACGGCGCGCTGCACGACGTCTTCCTGTCCGCGCCGCCCGTGCGCGCCCACGCCTTCCGGGTGCTCGACCGGTGGGTCGACGCCATCCTCCCCGACGCCGTCCCGCCCGGAGCGGGCCGTTCCCGCGCCGGCGCCGCCGACCCGGACCGCACCGCCCCCGGGGCCGCCCCGGGCGCGTCGGACCGCCACCAATGCAACGAAAGCCACGAACACGCTGAGGAGAACGCCCGATGA
- a CDS encoding alpha/beta hydrolase, producing MTERSITISGQPRTVVVGGADGSPGVLILAGAAQGAPVPRIEPLTERLVASGLQSFVWDTGDQAPAHDEVAAALDQLGLHWVNLVGIGDAAPAAWETAARHFGRVSSLVVLDGGHPAVADADGAVLDQGCPAVDVATTLVLTTADARTQAYASGRHVYSDFRVVEPAGGGAQSRGDAQSGEAAQWGEALAAGLAMEIILRSNPW from the coding sequence ATGACCGAACGGAGCATCACGATCAGCGGGCAGCCCCGCACGGTAGTAGTCGGCGGCGCGGACGGCTCGCCCGGCGTGTTGATCCTCGCGGGTGCGGCGCAGGGCGCGCCGGTGCCGCGGATCGAGCCGCTGACCGAGCGGCTGGTGGCCTCCGGGCTGCAGAGCTTCGTGTGGGACACGGGCGACCAGGCGCCTGCGCACGACGAGGTGGCGGCGGCGCTCGACCAACTCGGCCTGCACTGGGTCAACCTGGTCGGGATCGGCGACGCGGCCCCGGCCGCGTGGGAGACCGCCGCGCGGCACTTCGGCCGGGTGAGCAGCCTGGTGGTGCTCGACGGCGGCCACCCCGCGGTGGCGGACGCCGACGGCGCCGTGCTGGACCAGGGGTGCCCTGCGGTGGACGTGGCGACGACCCTGGTGCTGACCACGGCCGACGCCCGGACTCAGGCGTACGCGAGCGGTCGCCACGTCTACTCGGACTTCCGGGTGGTGGAGCCGGCCGGCGGCGGCGCGCAATCGCGGGGCGACGCGCAGTCCGGGGAAGCCGCGCAGTGGGGCGAGGCCCTGGCGGCCGGGCTGGCCATGGAGATCATTCTGCGCAGCAACCCCTGGTGA
- the cobA gene encoding uroporphyrinogen-III C-methyltransferase, whose product MTDGTVPGRPGADAGEPAYLAGLRLRGRLVVVVGGGSVVQRRLPLLLDSGALVTVVSPVVTAAVEALVSAGRVRHVARDYRPGDLADAWYVIVATDDPAVNAAAAAEAEERRTFCVRSDAGTRGSAVTPATTRHGDVTVGVVAHGDHRRSAALRTALRGALQSGLAAAGDGPARAGVALIGGGPGDPELITVRGRRLLARADVVVADHLAPAQLLAELAPGTEVVDASKLPYGRSMQQEQINALLIEHARAGRFVARLKGGDPYVFGRGFEELLACADAGVPVTVVPGITSAFSVPSAADVPVTHRGVAHEVVVVSGHLPPGHADSLVDWDALGRLSGTVVILMGVRRLQAFAEALIAAGRPAGTPAAIIQEGTTAHQRVVRAPLSEIARRAEEAGVRPPAVTVIGPVVDVGASVRTRGSFDA is encoded by the coding sequence GTGACTGACGGCACGGTGCCTGGCCGCCCGGGCGCGGATGCCGGTGAACCCGCCTACCTGGCCGGTCTGCGCCTGCGCGGCCGGCTGGTGGTGGTGGTCGGCGGCGGCTCGGTGGTACAGCGCCGTCTGCCCCTGCTGCTCGATTCCGGCGCGCTGGTGACGGTGGTGTCGCCGGTAGTGACCGCGGCGGTCGAGGCGTTGGTCTCGGCGGGCCGGGTGCGTCACGTTGCCCGGGATTACCGTCCCGGCGACCTCGCCGACGCGTGGTACGTGATCGTGGCCACCGACGATCCGGCGGTCAACGCGGCCGCCGCCGCCGAGGCCGAGGAGCGCCGGACCTTCTGTGTGCGCTCGGACGCCGGAACGCGGGGCAGCGCGGTCACGCCCGCGACGACGCGGCACGGCGATGTGACGGTCGGCGTGGTGGCGCACGGCGATCATCGGCGCTCGGCGGCCCTGCGCACGGCGTTGCGGGGTGCGCTGCAGTCGGGCCTGGCCGCGGCGGGGGACGGGCCGGCGCGCGCAGGGGTGGCGCTGATCGGCGGCGGCCCCGGCGATCCCGAGCTGATCACCGTCCGCGGGCGGAGGCTTCTCGCGCGTGCGGACGTGGTGGTCGCGGATCACCTGGCTCCCGCGCAACTGCTCGCGGAGCTCGCCCCCGGCACCGAAGTGGTCGACGCCTCCAAGCTGCCCTACGGCCGATCGATGCAGCAGGAGCAGATCAATGCGCTGCTGATCGAGCATGCCCGCGCCGGACGGTTCGTGGCGCGGCTCAAGGGCGGCGACCCGTACGTGTTCGGCCGAGGCTTCGAGGAGTTGCTGGCCTGTGCGGACGCGGGCGTCCCGGTCACCGTCGTCCCCGGCATCACGAGTGCGTTCTCGGTGCCGTCGGCGGCGGACGTGCCGGTGACCCACCGCGGTGTCGCCCACGAGGTCGTGGTCGTCAGCGGGCACCTTCCGCCCGGTCACGCCGACTCGCTGGTGGACTGGGACGCGCTGGGCAGGCTTTCCGGCACCGTCGTGATCCTCATGGGCGTGCGCCGGCTGCAGGCGTTCGCGGAGGCGCTCATCGCGGCCGGTCGCCCCGCAGGCACGCCCGCGGCGATCATCCAGGAGGGCACCACGGCGCATCAGCGGGTGGTGCGGGCTCCGCTGTCGGAGATCGCCCGGCGCGCCGAGGAGGCCGGGGTGCGGCCGCCGGCGGTCACCGTGATCGGCCCGGTGGTGGACGTCGGTGCGTCCGTGCGGACGCGCGGGTCGTTCGACGCGTGA
- the mqo gene encoding malate dehydrogenase (quinone) — protein MKTDVLLVGAGIMSATLGVLLRQLQPEWSITLVEKLDAAGAESSDPWNNAGTGHSALCELNYTPQAADGSVDIAKAVGVNEKFQLSRQFWSYAVERGILPEPREFINPIPHMSFVHGADDVEYLGKRYEALAGHPLFQGMEFSTSEDEFSRRLPLMARGRDFSDPVAINWTDAGTDVNFGALTKQLLANLGSEGATLAFGSKVTGLTQLSDGSWKVGVRNLRSREDYTINARFVFVGAGGGALPLLQKSGIPEAKGYGGFPVSGEFLRCNNEDLIAQHAAKVYGKAGVGAPPMSVPHLDTRVIGGKRGLLYGPYAGWSPKFLKNGKFTDLPLSVKPNNLMSMLGVGLTEFGLTKYLIGELAKSEEGRIETLSEFVPAAESEDWELITAGQRVQVIKRNGMGGTLEFGTAVLNSSDGTIAGLLGASPGASTAVHAMLDVLERCFPKRFTGWQTKLKEMVPSLGVALADDKALFDEIWKWTDSALQLDVPAPVPAHPVGV, from the coding sequence GTGAAGACCGACGTCCTGCTCGTCGGGGCGGGCATCATGAGCGCGACGTTGGGCGTGCTGCTGCGGCAGCTGCAGCCGGAGTGGTCGATCACGCTCGTCGAGAAGCTCGATGCCGCCGGCGCCGAGAGCAGCGACCCGTGGAACAACGCGGGCACCGGGCATTCGGCGCTGTGCGAACTCAACTACACCCCGCAGGCCGCGGACGGCTCGGTGGACATCGCCAAGGCGGTGGGGGTCAACGAGAAGTTCCAGCTCTCGCGCCAGTTCTGGTCCTACGCAGTGGAGCGCGGCATCCTCCCGGAGCCGCGCGAGTTCATCAACCCCATCCCGCACATGAGCTTCGTGCACGGCGCGGACGACGTGGAGTACCTGGGCAAGAGGTATGAGGCGCTCGCCGGGCATCCCCTGTTCCAGGGCATGGAGTTCTCCACCAGCGAGGACGAGTTCTCCCGCCGGCTTCCGCTGATGGCGCGGGGGCGCGACTTCTCCGACCCCGTCGCGATCAACTGGACCGATGCGGGCACCGACGTGAACTTCGGCGCGCTCACCAAGCAACTGCTGGCGAACCTGGGCAGCGAGGGCGCCACGCTCGCGTTCGGGTCCAAGGTGACCGGTCTCACGCAGCTGTCCGACGGCAGCTGGAAGGTGGGCGTGCGCAACCTGCGCAGCCGCGAGGACTACACGATCAACGCACGTTTCGTCTTCGTCGGCGCGGGCGGCGGAGCGCTTCCCCTGCTGCAGAAGTCGGGCATCCCCGAGGCCAAGGGGTACGGCGGATTCCCCGTCAGCGGCGAGTTCCTGCGCTGCAACAACGAGGACCTCATCGCCCAGCATGCCGCCAAGGTGTACGGCAAGGCGGGCGTCGGCGCGCCGCCGATGTCGGTGCCGCACTTGGACACCAGGGTGATCGGGGGCAAGCGGGGGCTGCTCTACGGCCCCTACGCGGGCTGGTCGCCGAAGTTCCTCAAGAACGGCAAGTTCACCGACCTTCCGCTGTCGGTGAAGCCGAACAACCTCATGTCGATGCTGGGCGTGGGGCTGACCGAGTTCGGCCTGACCAAGTACCTCATCGGCGAGCTCGCCAAGTCCGAGGAAGGCCGTATCGAGACGCTCTCCGAGTTCGTGCCCGCCGCCGAGTCCGAGGACTGGGAGCTGATCACCGCGGGCCAGCGTGTGCAGGTGATCAAGCGCAACGGAATGGGCGGAACCCTCGAGTTCGGGACTGCCGTCCTCAACTCGTCGGACGGCACTATCGCCGGCCTGCTGGGCGCCTCGCCGGGCGCGTCGACCGCAGTGCACGCGATGCTGGACGTGCTCGAGCGGTGCTTCCCCAAGCGGTTCACGGGTTGGCAGACCAAGCTCAAGGAGATGGTGCCGTCGCTGGGCGTGGCGCTCGCAGACGACAAGGCGCTGTTCGACGAGATCTGGAAGTGGACCGACTCCGCGCTCCAGCTCGACGTGCCGGCGCCCGTGCCGGCGCACCCCGTCGGTGTCTGA
- the map gene encoding type I methionyl aminopeptidase, giving the protein MARRAPLTPGEPTPVRSVPKDIERPEYAWKPTAQEGSEPWVQDAATIEAMRTASKIAAAALAEAGAAVAPGVTTDELDRIAHEYMCDHGSYPSTLGYRGFTKSCCTSLNEVICHGIPDSTLIRDGDIVNIDVTAYIDGVHGDTNATFLAGEVDEEARLLVERTHEATMRAIKAVKPGRELNIIGRIIESYANRFGYGVVRDFTGHGVGPTFHNGLVVLHYDEPNVDTVIEAGMTFTIEPMITLGGVDYEIWDDGWTVVTADRSWTAQFEHTLVVTDSGAEILTLP; this is encoded by the coding sequence ATGGCACGACGCGCACCGCTGACACCCGGCGAACCCACCCCCGTACGCTCCGTCCCCAAGGACATCGAGCGTCCCGAGTACGCGTGGAAGCCCACAGCGCAGGAGGGCAGCGAGCCCTGGGTGCAGGACGCCGCCACCATCGAGGCGATGCGCACCGCCTCGAAGATCGCAGCCGCGGCGCTGGCGGAGGCGGGCGCCGCCGTGGCGCCCGGGGTGACCACGGACGAGCTCGACCGGATCGCGCACGAGTACATGTGCGACCACGGCTCCTACCCCTCCACGCTGGGATACCGCGGATTCACCAAGTCCTGCTGCACGTCGCTCAACGAGGTCATCTGCCACGGCATCCCCGATTCGACGCTGATCCGCGACGGGGACATCGTCAACATCGACGTCACCGCCTACATCGACGGGGTGCACGGCGACACCAACGCGACCTTCCTCGCCGGCGAGGTGGACGAGGAGGCGCGCCTGCTCGTCGAGCGCACGCACGAGGCCACCATGCGGGCGATCAAGGCCGTGAAGCCGGGCCGGGAGCTCAACATCATCGGCCGGATCATCGAGTCCTACGCCAACCGCTTCGGTTACGGCGTGGTGCGCGATTTCACCGGGCACGGAGTGGGTCCCACCTTCCACAACGGCCTCGTGGTGCTGCACTACGACGAGCCGAACGTGGACACCGTGATCGAGGCCGGCATGACATTCACCATCGAGCCGATGATCACCCTGGGCGGGGTGGACTACGAGATCTGGGACGACGGCTGGACGGTGGTCACCGCCGACCGCTCATGGACCGCCCAGTTCGAGCACACCCTGGTGGTCACGGACTCCGGTGCGGAGATCCTCACGCTGCCCTGA